One Streptomyces sp. NBC_00554 DNA segment encodes these proteins:
- the crcB gene encoding fluoride efflux transporter CrcB gives MTVPRPERVDRAGIPARPVSPWHGQGPVVAMVALGGAIGATARYGASLLWPAQTGGFPWATFWVNVVGCAVIGVFMVVVTEVWAAHRLVRPFFGTGVLGGFTTFSTYAVDIQKLVDEGHPGTGLGYLAATLFAALAAVWLAVAAARRVLARRRR, from the coding sequence ATGACAGTCCCACGGCCAGAGCGAGTCGACCGGGCCGGGATTCCCGCGCGGCCGGTGTCCCCGTGGCACGGCCAGGGACCGGTGGTCGCGATGGTCGCGCTCGGCGGCGCCATCGGCGCCACGGCCCGCTACGGCGCGTCGCTGTTGTGGCCCGCGCAGACGGGCGGATTCCCCTGGGCCACGTTCTGGGTCAATGTCGTCGGCTGCGCCGTGATCGGCGTCTTCATGGTGGTCGTCACCGAGGTGTGGGCGGCCCACCGGCTTGTGCGGCCGTTCTTCGGCACCGGGGTGCTCGGCGGATTCACCACCTTCTCGACATACGCCGTCGACATTCAGAAACTGGTCGACGAGGGGCACCCCGGCACTGGTCTCGGCTACCTCGCCGCGACCCTGTTCGCGGCGCTTGCGGCCGTCTGGCTCGCGGTCGCGGCAGCACGCCGCGTACTGGCACGGAGGCGGCGATGA
- the mptB gene encoding polyprenol phosphomannose-dependent alpha 1,6 mannosyltransferase MptB, whose translation MAFPVDLRRCQALGLAGSAFLALGGETAGALPAREFLAPESAEAVLGLVGVYFGVVLLIAAWALLGTVVRGPEPPTPRSLLLVLAVWAAPLLLAPPLFSRDVYSYLAQGAMVDAHIDVYAHGPAQLGGPLADEVAPVWQQSTTPYGPVFLAVASALSGLTRGELPAGLLGMRLVALLGVGLMAAALPRLARHSGADPAAALWLGALNPLVLLHLVAGAHNDAIMLGLLGTGLVAARGRWPVVGVVLITLAALVKAPAALGLLAVIALRGRRGVVRSTLTTAVAALATTVVVTTVTGTGYGWIAALKTPVSPHNWSLTSLLGRATGTLLEKLGSGLAPLALPAWHTAGIVVTVLIVLFIWLRLRPGPIYALGLSLAAVAVFGPAIRPWYALWGLFLIAAAAPSGSVRHRVAAVSGVLALAVLPSGYAPDAEQVILAVSGGLLALVVLWQAHQAAQAPVLERTA comes from the coding sequence ATGGCTTTTCCCGTCGATCTCCGCCGCTGTCAGGCTCTCGGTCTGGCCGGCTCCGCCTTTCTCGCTCTCGGCGGTGAGACGGCCGGAGCCCTGCCCGCGCGGGAGTTTCTCGCCCCCGAGTCCGCCGAGGCCGTACTCGGCCTGGTCGGCGTGTACTTCGGCGTCGTCCTGCTCATAGCGGCCTGGGCGCTGCTCGGCACCGTCGTACGCGGCCCCGAACCGCCGACTCCGCGGTCCCTGCTGCTCGTTCTGGCCGTCTGGGCGGCACCGCTACTGCTCGCGCCACCGCTGTTCAGCCGCGACGTGTACAGCTATCTCGCGCAGGGCGCGATGGTCGACGCGCACATCGACGTGTACGCGCACGGCCCGGCGCAGCTCGGCGGTCCGCTCGCCGACGAGGTGGCGCCGGTGTGGCAGCAGAGCACGACGCCGTACGGCCCGGTCTTCCTCGCCGTCGCCTCCGCACTGTCCGGCCTCACCCGCGGGGAGCTCCCGGCCGGACTGCTCGGCATGCGTCTGGTCGCCCTGCTGGGTGTCGGCCTGATGGCGGCGGCGCTGCCCCGGCTCGCCCGGCACAGCGGAGCCGATCCGGCCGCCGCGCTGTGGCTGGGCGCGCTCAACCCCCTCGTCCTGCTGCACCTGGTGGCCGGAGCGCACAACGACGCCATCATGCTCGGACTGCTCGGCACCGGACTGGTGGCCGCGCGCGGCCGCTGGCCGGTCGTGGGCGTCGTCCTCATCACCCTCGCGGCACTGGTCAAGGCGCCCGCCGCGCTCGGCCTGCTTGCGGTGATCGCGCTGCGCGGGCGGCGGGGGGTGGTGCGCTCCACCCTGACCACCGCCGTCGCCGCTCTCGCCACCACCGTCGTGGTGACCACCGTCACCGGCACGGGCTACGGCTGGATCGCGGCTCTGAAGACCCCCGTGTCGCCGCACAACTGGTCGCTCACCAGCCTGCTCGGCCGTGCCACCGGCACCCTACTCGAGAAACTCGGCAGCGGCCTCGCACCGCTGGCCCTGCCCGCCTGGCACACGGCCGGAATCGTGGTGACCGTACTCATCGTCCTGTTCATATGGCTGCGCCTCAGGCCGGGACCGATCTACGCACTGGGCCTGAGCCTCGCCGCCGTTGCCGTGTTCGGTCCGGCGATCCGGCCCTGGTACGCGCTGTGGGGGCTGTTCCTCATCGCCGCGGCGGCGCCCAGCGGTTCGGTGCGCCACCGGGTCGCGGCCGTGAGCGGAGTCCTCGCGCTCGCCGTGCTGCCGAGCGGGTACGCGCCGGACGCCGAACAGGTGATCCTGGCCGTCTCCGGCGGACTGCTCGCCCTCGTCGTCCTCTGGCAGGCCCATCAAGCGGCGCAGGCGCCGGTACTGGAGCGCACCGCATGA
- a CDS encoding glycosyltransferase 87 family protein, producing the protein MRRPRSFPGLPRVTPRLPRTDRGRLFLVLGLTAAVTVFTATVPLLRDWFDLRVYYGTIDAWAHHDGRIYDYLVPGTTYGFTYPPFAALSMLPMALVGLHTAIAIGLLLNLAALAAVVWILVGPALRRYGWFGFALAACLLALFEPVRDTFTFGQVNLLLLALVLSDLWLLATGRGRRAGVGIGLAAAIKLTPAIFIGMLLLARRWRAAGVATGVAAAATALAAWVAPDASRFYWTHALWDTDRIGRLGYVSNQSLQGVLARLAAPGEPSKALWAATALVVLCVWAWRTSRAVAAEDWTAAFALTGLTACLVSPITWVHHLVWLLPAFAVLLRRRRLRVAGILYAILCTSVVWLWFDDASGVDGFVGSNAYTWITLGLLLWLPVGQPRAGRPTLIRRARATIPAPRQAAPAIAAAAGQPGPSVAGSATGRAAAGPAAGTGRVSRSDPTGSTRPDALKPQSSSERASSYTVNPPPA; encoded by the coding sequence ATGAGACGCCCGCGCTCCTTTCCCGGACTTCCCCGCGTTACTCCGAGACTTCCCCGTACGGACCGGGGACGCCTGTTCCTGGTACTGGGACTCACCGCCGCAGTGACCGTGTTCACCGCCACCGTGCCGCTCCTGCGCGACTGGTTCGACCTGCGCGTCTACTACGGGACGATCGACGCCTGGGCCCACCACGACGGGCGGATCTACGACTACCTCGTGCCCGGGACGACGTACGGCTTCACCTATCCGCCGTTCGCCGCCCTCAGCATGCTGCCCATGGCGCTGGTCGGACTGCACACCGCGATCGCCATCGGACTGCTCCTCAACCTCGCCGCGCTCGCAGCCGTGGTGTGGATCCTCGTCGGGCCCGCGCTGCGCCGCTACGGCTGGTTCGGCTTCGCCTTGGCGGCCTGCCTGCTGGCCCTGTTCGAACCGGTCCGCGACACCTTCACCTTCGGCCAGGTGAACCTGCTGCTCCTGGCCCTCGTCCTGAGTGACCTGTGGCTGCTGGCCACCGGCCGGGGCCGCCGGGCGGGCGTCGGTATCGGCCTCGCCGCGGCCATCAAGCTCACCCCCGCGATCTTCATCGGCATGCTGCTGCTGGCAAGGCGCTGGCGTGCCGCCGGAGTTGCCACGGGCGTCGCCGCCGCGGCCACCGCCCTTGCGGCCTGGGTGGCGCCGGACGCCTCGCGTTTCTACTGGACCCACGCGCTGTGGGACACGGACCGCATCGGACGCCTCGGCTATGTCTCCAACCAGTCGTTGCAGGGCGTCCTGGCCCGGCTCGCCGCGCCGGGCGAACCGAGCAAGGCCCTCTGGGCGGCCACCGCCCTGGTGGTCCTGTGCGTATGGGCCTGGCGGACTTCCCGTGCGGTGGCCGCCGAGGACTGGACGGCCGCGTTCGCCCTCACCGGCCTCACCGCCTGCCTCGTCAGCCCGATCACCTGGGTGCACCACCTCGTCTGGCTGCTGCCGGCCTTCGCCGTGCTGCTGCGCAGGCGCCGGCTGCGGGTCGCGGGCATCCTGTACGCGATCCTGTGCACCAGCGTGGTGTGGCTGTGGTTCGACGACGCGTCCGGCGTCGACGGCTTCGTCGGCAGCAACGCGTATACGTGGATCACGCTCGGGCTGCTGCTGTGGCTGCCGGTCGGTCAGCCGCGCGCCGGCCGGCCGACTCTGATCCGCAGGGCCAGGGCGACGATTCCCGCGCCGAGACAGGCCGCGCCCGCGATCGCGGCAGCCGCGGGCCAGCCGGGTCCGTCGGTCGCGGGCAGCGCGACCGGCAGGGCGGCGGCGGGTCCAGCCGCCGGCACGGGACGCGTGTCGAGGAGCGACCCGACGGGCTCTACCCGCCCGGACGCCTTGAAACCCCAGTCGAGCAGCGAGCGGGCCTCCTCGTACACCGTGAACCCGCCGCCCGCCTGA
- a CDS encoding amino acid permease has product MSEQSLKQEAHAATGHVDAGDAGYSKSLKSRHVNMIAIGGAIGTGLFLGAGGRLADAGPSLFVAYAVCGLFAFLVVRALGELVLYRPSSGAFVSYAREFLGEKGAYIAGWMYFLNWATTGIADITAVALYTHYWGMFSDVPQWVIALIALAVVLTVNLISVKMFGELEFWFAIIKVGALVAFMLIGIFLLVTQHPVDGHAPGPSLITDNGGVFPNGMLPMLLIIQGVVFAYASVELVGVAAGETENPEKIMPKAINSIMWRVGIFYVGSVLLLSMLLPWNKYTGGESPFVTVLSNIGIPAAGGVMNLVVLTAAMSSLNSGLYSTGRILRSMAMSGSAPRFTGVMSRSQVPYGGILLTSGICVLGVGLNFVVPADAFEIVLNFAAIGILATWGMIMLCHLLFWRKTENGELSRPSYRLPGSPWTEVVTIGFLLSVLVLMYADGGAGRTTVLCLPLIAAALVAGWYGVRRRVAGIRDGADA; this is encoded by the coding sequence GTGAGCGAGCAGTCCCTGAAACAAGAAGCGCACGCGGCGACCGGCCATGTCGACGCCGGCGACGCGGGCTACAGCAAGTCGCTCAAGTCCCGGCACGTCAACATGATCGCCATCGGCGGAGCCATCGGCACCGGCCTCTTCCTCGGCGCCGGAGGCCGCCTCGCCGACGCCGGGCCCTCGCTGTTCGTCGCCTACGCGGTCTGCGGCCTCTTCGCCTTCCTGGTCGTCCGCGCGCTCGGCGAACTCGTCCTGTACCGGCCGTCGTCGGGCGCCTTCGTCTCGTACGCCCGTGAGTTCCTCGGCGAGAAGGGCGCGTACATCGCGGGCTGGATGTACTTCCTCAACTGGGCCACCACCGGCATCGCCGACATCACCGCCGTGGCCCTCTACACGCACTACTGGGGCATGTTCTCCGACGTCCCGCAGTGGGTGATCGCGCTCATCGCGCTCGCCGTCGTCCTCACCGTGAACCTCATATCGGTGAAGATGTTCGGTGAACTGGAGTTCTGGTTCGCGATCATCAAGGTTGGCGCACTCGTCGCGTTCATGCTCATCGGTATCTTCCTCCTTGTCACTCAGCACCCCGTCGACGGTCATGCTCCCGGCCCGTCCCTGATCACCGACAACGGCGGCGTCTTCCCCAACGGCATGCTGCCGATGCTCCTGATCATCCAGGGCGTCGTCTTCGCCTACGCCTCCGTCGAACTGGTCGGCGTCGCGGCGGGCGAGACCGAGAACCCCGAGAAGATCATGCCGAAGGCCATCAACTCCATCATGTGGCGCGTCGGCATCTTCTACGTCGGCTCCGTGCTCCTCCTGTCGATGCTGCTGCCCTGGAACAAGTACACCGGGGGAGAGAGCCCCTTCGTCACCGTCCTGTCGAACATCGGCATCCCCGCAGCGGGCGGCGTCATGAACCTCGTCGTCCTCACCGCCGCCATGTCCTCGCTCAACTCCGGCCTGTACTCCACCGGTCGCATCCTGCGCTCCATGGCCATGTCCGGCTCCGCACCGAGGTTCACCGGAGTGATGAGCCGCAGCCAGGTCCCGTACGGCGGGATCCTGCTCACCAGCGGCATCTGCGTACTCGGCGTCGGCCTCAACTTCGTCGTGCCCGCCGACGCCTTCGAGATCGTGCTGAACTTCGCGGCGATCGGCATCCTCGCCACCTGGGGCATGATCATGCTCTGCCACCTGCTGTTCTGGCGCAAGACGGAGAACGGCGAGCTGTCCAGGCCGAGTTACCGCCTCCCCGGTTCGCCGTGGACCGAGGTCGTGACCATCGGCTTCCTGCTCTCCGTGCTCGTTCTGATGTACGCCGACGGGGGCGCCGGACGGACGACCGTGCTGTGTCTCCCGCTGATCGCGGCGGCTCTCGTCGCCGGCTGGTACGGAGTGCGCCGCCGGGTCGCCGGGATACGCGACGGAGCGGACGCGTGA
- a CDS encoding asparaginase: protein MNQAVRYGSSLAAAPVIREPLHAPVAHLVRGGVIEGIHYGSVVVLAADGRVELQIGDIEAAFYPRSALKPLQAAAMLRAGLPLDGELLSLAAASHSGEERHLAGTRRILELAGLREDQLRNVRDLPFDPVVREDWVREGRMPSRLAQNCSGKHAAMLYTAKLNGWSLDDYLDPGHPLQQAIAEIVEDLTGQAIARVSVDGCGAPLLSVSLHGLARAAARITTAAPGTPEAMVADAMREHAEMASGSGRDVAALMRAVPGLLAKDGFEGVQVAALPDGRAVAVKIADGADRARVPVTAAALVRAGVDPAALAEFGGAPLLGGGVVVGHVRPARALDPLPAHDMCA, encoded by the coding sequence GTGAACCAGGCAGTCAGGTACGGCAGTTCACTCGCGGCGGCTCCGGTGATCCGCGAGCCCCTGCACGCACCCGTCGCCCATCTCGTACGCGGCGGAGTCATCGAAGGCATCCACTACGGCTCGGTCGTCGTGCTGGCCGCCGACGGCCGCGTGGAGCTGCAGATCGGCGACATCGAGGCCGCCTTCTACCCGCGCTCGGCACTCAAACCCCTCCAGGCCGCGGCGATGCTGCGGGCCGGACTGCCGCTCGACGGCGAGCTGCTCTCGCTGGCCGCGGCCAGCCACTCCGGCGAGGAACGCCATCTGGCCGGCACCCGGCGGATCCTGGAGCTGGCCGGACTGCGCGAGGACCAGCTGCGCAACGTCCGGGACCTGCCCTTCGACCCGGTCGTACGCGAGGACTGGGTCCGTGAGGGACGGATGCCCTCCCGGCTCGCGCAGAACTGCTCGGGCAAACACGCCGCCATGCTGTACACCGCCAAGCTCAACGGCTGGTCGCTCGACGACTACCTCGACCCCGGGCACCCGCTCCAGCAGGCCATCGCGGAGATCGTCGAGGACCTCACCGGGCAGGCGATCGCGCGGGTGAGCGTCGACGGCTGCGGGGCGCCCCTGTTGTCGGTCTCACTGCACGGGCTCGCGCGTGCCGCTGCGCGGATCACCACCGCGGCCCCGGGCACCCCCGAGGCGATGGTGGCCGACGCCATGCGTGAACACGCCGAGATGGCCTCCGGCTCCGGGCGCGATGTCGCCGCGCTGATGCGGGCCGTGCCGGGGCTGCTCGCCAAGGACGGCTTCGAAGGTGTGCAGGTCGCGGCGCTGCCGGATGGTCGGGCTGTCGCCGTGAAGATTGCCGACGGGGCCGATCGGGCGCGGGTTCCGGTGACCGCGGCTGCGTTGGTCCGGGCCGGGGTCGACCCGGCAGCCCTTGCCGAGTTCGGCGGTGCGCCGCTGCTCGGGGGTGGCGTGGTGGTCGGTCACGTCCGCCCTGCCCGTGCGCTTGATCCGCTGCCGGCGCATGACATGTGCGCCTGA
- the crcB gene encoding fluoride efflux transporter CrcB has product MNWLLVIIGAAVGAPLRYLTDRAVQLRHDSVFPWGTFAVNVTGCLILGLLTGAASAGHASSHLQLLIGTGLCGALTTYSTFSYETLRLTETGAGFHAAANVIASVAAGLGAAFAGVSVAQTVWS; this is encoded by the coding sequence GTGAACTGGCTGCTGGTGATCATCGGTGCCGCGGTCGGCGCGCCGCTGCGCTATCTGACCGACCGCGCGGTGCAGCTGAGACACGACTCGGTCTTCCCCTGGGGCACCTTCGCCGTCAACGTCACGGGCTGTCTGATCCTCGGCCTCCTGACCGGCGCGGCCTCGGCGGGACATGCCTCCTCCCACCTGCAGCTGCTGATCGGCACGGGCCTGTGCGGGGCGCTGACCACGTACTCGACGTTCTCCTACGAGACGCTGCGGCTGACCGAGACGGGCGCCGGGTTCCATGCCGCGGCGAACGTGATCGCGAGCGTCGCGGCGGGCCTCGGAGCGGCGTTCGCGGGGGTCTCCGTCGCGCAGACTGTGTGGTCGTAG
- a CDS encoding undecaprenyl-diphosphate phosphatase, with protein MSVINVGQAVVLGAVEGVTEFLPVSSTGHLKITEGLMGIPVDDNAVVGFSAVIQVGAIAAVLVYFFKDIVRILSAWGRGLRDREERYHHDYKFAWWVIYATIPIVIVGLAAKPLIEGPLASLWVVAASLIVGSGVMWAADQMGRHKRGEDDTSFKDAMLVGCSQILALLFPGFSRSGATMSTALILDLDRVAATRLSFFLGIPALTGAGLYELKDALGTGVGAAPLVVGTLVSFVVAYGSIAWLLKYVAKHSFNAFVIYRLVIGVALFGLLGAGVLS; from the coding sequence ATGAGCGTCATCAACGTCGGTCAGGCCGTCGTCCTCGGAGCAGTCGAGGGGGTGACCGAATTCCTCCCCGTCTCCTCCACCGGACACCTCAAGATCACCGAAGGGCTGATGGGCATCCCCGTCGACGACAACGCCGTGGTCGGGTTCTCGGCCGTCATCCAGGTCGGCGCGATCGCCGCCGTCCTCGTGTACTTCTTCAAGGACATCGTGCGGATCCTCTCCGCCTGGGGGCGGGGCCTGCGCGACCGCGAGGAGCGCTACCACCACGACTACAAGTTCGCCTGGTGGGTCATCTACGCGACCATCCCGATCGTGATCGTCGGACTGGCGGCGAAGCCGCTCATCGAAGGCCCGCTCGCCTCGCTGTGGGTGGTCGCGGCCTCGCTGATCGTCGGCAGCGGCGTGATGTGGGCGGCGGACCAGATGGGCCGGCACAAGCGCGGCGAGGACGACACCTCGTTCAAGGACGCGATGCTGGTGGGCTGCTCCCAGATCCTCGCCCTGCTCTTCCCGGGCTTCTCACGCTCCGGCGCCACCATGTCCACGGCGCTCATCCTGGACCTCGACCGCGTCGCCGCCACCCGGCTCTCCTTCTTCCTCGGCATCCCCGCCCTGACCGGCGCCGGTCTTTACGAGCTGAAGGACGCCCTGGGTACGGGGGTCGGCGCGGCCCCGCTCGTCGTCGGCACGCTGGTCTCCTTCGTGGTCGCGTACGGCTCCATCGCCTGGCTGCTGAAGTATGTCGCCAAGCACTCCTTCAACGCCTTCGTGATCTACCGGCTCGTGATCGGCGTCGCGCTGTTCGGCCTGCTCGGGGCGGGTGTGCTCAGCTGA
- the aspA gene encoding aspartate ammonia-lyase — protein sequence MITVAVAHRSEHDLLGDRDVPAEAYWGIHTLRATENFPITGTAISAYPHLIDALAAVKEAAARANEELGLLEPRKAAAIVAACREIRDGELHDQFVVDVIQGGAGTSTNMNANEVVANRALELLGHAKGDYLHLHPNEDVNLGQSTNDVYPTAVKVATVFAVRGLLKAMAVLQDAFARKAVEFRDVLKMGRTQLQDAVPMTLGQEFSSYAVMLDEDRLRLAEAVELIHEINLGATAIGTGLNAPAGYAESARRHLADITGLPLVTAANLVEATQDCGAFVQMSGVLKRIAVKLSKSCNDLRLLSSGPRAGLNEINLPPVQAGSSIMPGKVNPVIPEVVNQVAFEVIGNDVTITMAAEAGQLQLNAFEPIILHSLSESITHLSAACLTLAERCVDGITANTEVLRAAVENSIGLVTALNPHIGYTAATDIAKEALATGRGVAELVLEKGLLPAERLEALLRPEVLAGSGTPKATSGTAPRAL from the coding sequence ATGATCACCGTCGCCGTAGCCCACCGCAGCGAACACGACCTGCTCGGAGACCGTGACGTACCCGCCGAGGCGTACTGGGGGATCCACACCCTGCGCGCCACGGAGAACTTCCCCATCACGGGTACCGCGATCTCCGCCTACCCGCACCTGATCGACGCCCTCGCCGCAGTCAAGGAGGCCGCCGCTCGCGCCAACGAGGAACTCGGCCTCCTTGAGCCCCGCAAGGCGGCCGCCATCGTCGCGGCCTGCCGGGAGATCCGGGACGGCGAACTGCACGACCAGTTCGTCGTCGACGTCATCCAGGGCGGCGCCGGCACCTCGACGAACATGAACGCCAACGAGGTGGTCGCCAACCGGGCGTTGGAGCTCCTCGGCCACGCCAAGGGCGACTACCTGCATCTGCACCCCAACGAGGACGTCAACCTCGGCCAGTCGACCAACGACGTCTACCCGACCGCGGTCAAGGTCGCCACGGTCTTCGCGGTACGCGGGCTGCTCAAGGCGATGGCCGTGCTCCAGGATGCCTTCGCCCGCAAGGCGGTCGAGTTCCGTGACGTCCTGAAGATGGGGCGTACGCAGCTCCAGGACGCGGTGCCGATGACACTGGGCCAGGAGTTCTCGTCGTACGCCGTGATGCTGGACGAGGACCGGCTCCGCCTCGCCGAGGCCGTCGAGCTGATCCACGAGATCAACCTCGGGGCCACCGCGATCGGCACCGGGCTCAACGCCCCCGCCGGATACGCGGAGTCGGCGCGCCGCCATCTCGCGGACATCACCGGGCTGCCGCTGGTCACCGCCGCCAATCTGGTCGAGGCGACCCAGGACTGCGGCGCGTTCGTCCAGATGTCGGGCGTGCTGAAGCGGATCGCGGTCAAGCTGTCCAAGAGCTGCAACGACCTGCGGCTGCTGTCCTCCGGGCCGCGCGCCGGGCTGAACGAGATCAACCTGCCGCCCGTGCAGGCCGGTTCGAGCATCATGCCAGGCAAGGTCAACCCGGTGATCCCCGAAGTCGTCAACCAGGTCGCCTTCGAGGTGATCGGCAACGACGTCACCATCACCATGGCTGCCGAGGCGGGACAGCTCCAGCTCAACGCGTTCGAGCCGATCATCCTGCACTCGCTCTCGGAGAGCATCACGCACCTGAGTGCCGCCTGCCTGACCCTCGCGGAGAGGTGCGTCGACGGGATCACCGCCAACACGGAGGTGCTCCGCGCGGCGGTCGAGAACTCCATCGGCCTGGTCACCGCGCTCAACCCGCACATCGGGTACACGGCGGCCACCGACATCGCCAAGGAGGCCCTCGCCACCGGCCGCGGAGTCGCCGAACTCGTCCTGGAGAAGGGCCTGTTGCCCGCCGAACGCCTTGAGGCACTGCTCCGGCCCGAGGTGCTCGCGGGCAGCGGCACCCCGAAGGCCACCTCGGGGACCGCCCCGCGGGCGCTCTGA
- a CDS encoding glutaminase — MVIMSPSLTFQPVLERIATEIAQTPGRGRPADYIPALAACDPRRFGMAVAELDGTVYGVGDWRVPFSTQSITKVFTLALDLTREGDELWEHVGREPSGNAFNSLVQLEYENGIPRNPFINAGALVVTDRLQTQTGDAAGSLLAFLRAESGNQDLTFDKDVAASEAAHGDRNAALAHFMASYGNIDNPVPVLLEQYFRQCSIEASCADLALATGFLARHGLRADGSRLLTQTQAKQVNAVMLTCGAYDAAGEFAYRVGLPGKSGVGGGIIAVVPGRCTLCVWSPGLDQSGNSVAGVAALDRFTTLTGVSVF, encoded by the coding sequence ATGGTGATCATGTCCCCGTCGCTGACCTTTCAGCCGGTCCTCGAACGCATCGCCACCGAGATCGCGCAGACCCCCGGCCGCGGGCGGCCCGCCGACTACATCCCGGCGCTCGCCGCCTGCGACCCGCGCCGCTTCGGCATGGCCGTCGCCGAGCTCGACGGCACGGTCTACGGCGTGGGGGACTGGCGGGTGCCCTTCTCCACCCAGTCCATCACCAAGGTGTTCACGCTCGCCCTCGACCTGACCCGCGAGGGCGACGAGCTGTGGGAGCACGTCGGCCGCGAGCCCTCCGGCAACGCCTTCAACTCCCTGGTGCAGCTGGAGTACGAGAACGGCATCCCGCGCAACCCGTTCATCAACGCGGGAGCCCTCGTCGTCACCGATCGCCTGCAGACACAGACCGGAGACGCGGCCGGGTCCCTGCTCGCCTTCCTGCGCGCCGAGAGCGGCAACCAGGACCTGACCTTCGACAAGGACGTCGCCGCCTCCGAGGCCGCGCACGGCGACCGCAACGCGGCCCTCGCCCACTTCATGGCGTCGTACGGCAATATCGACAACCCCGTGCCGGTGCTTCTGGAGCAGTACTTCCGGCAGTGCTCGATCGAGGCGTCCTGCGCCGATCTCGCGCTGGCCACCGGCTTTCTGGCCAGGCACGGCCTCCGGGCCGACGGCTCCCGGCTGCTCACCCAGACCCAGGCCAAACAGGTCAACGCGGTGATGCTCACCTGCGGCGCCTACGACGCGGCGGGCGAGTTCGCGTACCGCGTGGGGCTGCCCGGCAAGAGCGGTGTGGGCGGCGGGATCATCGCGGTCGTGCCGGGGCGGTGCACGTTGTGCGTGTGGAGTCCGGGTCTCGACCAGAGCGGGAACTCGGTGGCGGGCGTCGCGGCTCTCGACCGGTTCACGACGCTGACAGGCGTGTCCGTCTTCTGA
- a CDS encoding DUF190 domain-containing protein, which yields MTRLTGRALRVTIFIGENDTWHRKPLYTEIVHRARAAGIAGASVFRGIEGFGASSLIHTSRLLSLSEDLPVAVVIVDTEEHVRAFLPTLDALVTEGLVILDDCEVIRYVGREPKQGETGKEGKR from the coding sequence ATGACGAGGCTGACGGGTCGCGCCCTGCGCGTGACGATCTTCATCGGCGAGAACGACACCTGGCACCGCAAGCCCCTCTACACGGAGATCGTGCACCGCGCCCGCGCGGCAGGCATCGCGGGCGCGAGCGTCTTCCGCGGTATCGAGGGCTTCGGCGCCTCCTCGCTGATCCACACCTCGCGGCTGCTCTCGCTCAGCGAGGACCTGCCGGTGGCCGTCGTGATCGTGGACACCGAGGAGCATGTACGCGCCTTCCTGCCGACGCTCGACGCACTCGTCACCGAGGGGCTGGTGATCCTCGACGACTGCGAGGTCATCCGATACGTCGGACGGGAGCCGAAGCAGGGCGAAACGGGCAAGGAAGGTAAGAGGTAG
- a CDS encoding FadR/GntR family transcriptional regulator, which translates to MNLSDSQTGGSVPRRVSAMEAVLTHLRSAIERGEYAIGDKLPSEAELCRRLEVSRPVLREALRALQVMGLTVSRTGKGTFVLANTVEDPTFGDYAASDLLEVRRHVEIPVAGYAAVRRTPENLDHLAHLLERMEREIDTTAWVAMDTIFHIAVAEASQNPVFRRVIEEIRDALARQSAFLNELGDRREQSNREHRAIVEALIDGSEHDAVEAMSHHLDRVENTLTSIVHPERTDTPTKGGPEA; encoded by the coding sequence GTGAACCTGTCAGACAGCCAGACAGGTGGCTCGGTACCGCGGCGCGTCAGCGCCATGGAAGCGGTGCTCACCCACCTCCGCAGCGCCATCGAGCGCGGCGAGTACGCCATCGGCGACAAGCTCCCCTCCGAGGCGGAGCTGTGCCGCCGCCTGGAGGTCAGCCGCCCCGTGCTCCGCGAGGCGCTACGGGCCCTGCAGGTGATGGGCCTGACCGTCTCCCGTACCGGCAAGGGCACCTTCGTGCTCGCCAACACCGTTGAGGACCCCACCTTCGGCGACTACGCGGCCAGCGACCTGCTCGAAGTGCGCCGCCACGTCGAGATCCCCGTCGCCGGGTACGCGGCGGTGCGCCGCACCCCGGAGAACCTCGACCACCTCGCGCATCTCCTGGAGCGGATGGAGCGTGAGATCGACACCACCGCGTGGGTGGCGATGGACACGATCTTCCACATCGCCGTCGCCGAGGCCTCCCAGAACCCGGTCTTCCGCAGGGTCATCGAAGAGATCCGGGACGCACTGGCCCGCCAGTCGGCCTTCCTCAACGAACTCGGCGACCGCCGCGAGCAGTCCAACCGCGAACACCGCGCGATCGTCGAGGCGTTGATCGACGGCAGCGAGCACGACGCGGTGGAAGCCATGTCCCACCACCTCGACCGCGTCGAGAACACCCTCACCTCCATCGTGCACCCCGAGCGCACGGACACCCCCACGAAAGGCGGACCCGAGGCGTGA